The nucleotide sequence TTTTGCCAGCATTCAATTGCTGATTGCCAAAAGTGTGGGTGTAACCGTGAAAAGTCCCACCGCCTCACAGCATCAAGTGCTGGGGAAACAGTGGGACTTTAAAGTGTCAAAAATGGTGGAATTAATGAGTGACCCGGCGATGGGCAACGGCGGTGACTTTGGCCGATCAAGCGCTCAGAAGAAAACAGCGATCGCTAATTTTCGTCATCTCCCGGGGGCAGCACTTCCACCGAAACGTCGACGGCCTCGCCGGAGCGATTGCCATCGGTCACATCCACAGCATTCACTTCCACCGTTCCCTCAGGCGTAAAGCGAGCAAACCCTTGCTTACTTACTTGCAGTTGGGTACGGCAGTTAGGACATACGGTTTGCGTGTTTCGGATGCCCGCTAACTGGGTCTCACACACCGGACAGTTGCCTTCGATTAGATTGCGCTTGAGCCACCAGCGAAAGCCAAAATAGGCCAACACAGGCGTCACCAAAATCAACACGACGATGAAGGCGATCGATTTCACAATCCAACCCAAGCCGATCGCACTGAGCAGCCACACGACCCCCAGCACAGTGAGCCAGCAGCCCAGCCCAGAAAAGTTGATTTGATAGTTATTGGATCCTTGTGGATACACGCTACTGTCCTCATGCCACGGCGGGCGTCTGATCGCGACGCAGTGCCCTCAAGGCGCAGGCCCGATCTCAGGAAGGGCGATCGCGCTGACGGCTAGTTTATAGCCTAGTTCACATTGTTGTGGGGCGAGCGGTGGGATGTCCGAACGTTAAGGAAGCGTGGGTGGGTGGTGGAGTGGGTGGGTGTGAGGGTGTGAGGGGGGTTGGGTGGCAGGGTGGTTGGGTGTGAGGGTGAGGAAAATGGTTCAGCAAAGGCAATAACCGGACAAAAGCGGGGGGTTGAATGAGTTGGCACGGCCGTCTCGGCGGTTCATCAACAGGTACATTTATTCATCCACAGGCATATGTCTGCTTAAATCACTGTCCCGGCTGTCTCAAGACGGCGGGCGGACATTACGCTTCGTTACTAAGTGGCGGTGGGGATGGGGTGAGCCTCGCGATCGCTCGAATCGTTGAGTAAATTGGTGAAGACGTTGTTTGGCGAGTGGGTGATGGCAGAGGCCTCCTCCATCCAGCAAAGTAGCTTGCCCTGGCAATTGCGGCAGGCGGGTAAAAATCTGTCGGAATGGATTCAGTTGCGGCTGTCGCAATGGGAAGCAGAAGACACTGGCCCCCCGCCAAACTTTGAATTTCCGGCTTGGTTAGGGCAATTTTTATTCTGGCTATTGGTCATCGGGGTGGTCGGCTGGTTGGCGTGGTTGATCGTGCAATTGTTGGATAACTATCTCGGAGAGCGGAGCGATCGCCCCGCATCGCCCAAAGTTGACTTTATTCCCCCCCCCGAACAACACACCGTGGCGGCTTGGCTGCGGCGTGCCCAGCAGTTTGAGCGCGAGGGCAACTGGCGCGAGGCCTGTCGGGCGTTATACATGGCGGCTTTGCAACTGCTCCACGATCGCGAGTGGATTCCCCATCAACCGAGCCGCACCGATGGTGAGTATTTGCGCGCCGTTCAAACGTTGCAGCGCCCCCGCCCGCTACAAATGCTGATTCGCACCCACGAGCGATCGCTGTTTGGCGGCGAGCCCCTAGCGGCGGATAACGTTCAGCGCTGTCGCCAAGCCTATGAGGAGATTGCCCAGCGATGAGTGCCGTCCCCCTGTTGAAAAATCGCTACGTGCGCCTGGCGATCGTGGCGCTGGTGTTGCTGTTTTTCGGACTGGTGTTACTCGCGCCCGCCACCGGACAAAAGACCAGCGGCTCGACCTATAACCGCGCCCCCGAGGGCTATTTGGGCTGGTATGCCTATATGGAAACCCAGGGCACGCCAGTGCAGCGCTGGCGGCGGCCAGTGGCGGAGTTGCTAGAGCAGCCGTCCGGGGATGGCCCGCAAACCTTGATCCGTATTTATCCCGGTATGGTGGACGCTTACCAAGCGTGGGATCGCAACTGGCTGGATCCTTGGTTAGCCGCGGGCAACACATTCATCGCCCTAGGCGTGGATGCCGCGATAGTTGAAGCCCCCTTTACGTCGCGACTGGCGAGCGAGTTTGGGGAGGTGGTGATCAAAACTCGGCGGCGAACCAACCTGGCCATGAATAGCGATCGCAACCTATTGGGCGATGCCTACGGGGCCGTCGTGTGGGAGCGAACGGATAACGAAAATGGGCGCTTTGTGGTGGCCCTGACGCCGCACCTGGCGGCGAATGCGTACCAAGCAGAACCGGGCAACTACGCTTTTTTGGCCGACCTAGCGGCCCAGGCGGGCGGCCCCATTTGGGTGGATGAATACCTGCACGGCTTTAAGGAAGCGGATGTCATTGTCGCCGAAACGGTCAACACCTGGGGCGCGTACCTGGCCCGCACGCCCGTCAAAATTGCGTTGATTCAAATGGCCATCGTGCTAGCGATTTTCTTGCTGGCGCAAAATCGGCGGTTGGGCAATCTCTCCACCGTCAAACGCCCCCCGGTGGATAACAGCCAAGCTTATATTGAGGCGCTGGCAGCAGTGTTGCACAAGGCAGAAAGCACGGCCTTTCTGGTGGCGATGCTGACCAAAGCGGAGCGATCGCGGTTGCAAGCGGCCCTCGGCTTTCACACGGCCAATATTGACGACCGCACCTTGCAAGACGCCTGGACCCAGCAAACGGGCCAATCGCCAGACCTACTGACATCGTTGACGGCTCCCCCTTCCCCCACCAAAGGGGCAGATACCGCCCTCAAGCGTTGGCTCGAAACCTTGCACCGCATTCGCCAAACGCCCATTCGCTAGTCTTAGCGATTACCCGTCGTACCGATTACAATCAGTTGTCTCTCTTCAGGCCGCCTTTATGAATGATCTCCAAGGGCAAATTCGTCAAATTGGTCAAACCCTGAGCCAAGTGGTGGTAGGGCAAACCGACGTGATTGATCAACTGCTGGTGGCCCTGCTATCCGGGGGGCACGTCATTTTAGAAGGCGTCCCGGGCACAGGCAAAACCCTGATGGTCAAGGTCTTGGCGCGGCTGATTCAGGCGGACTTTTGTCGCATTCAGTTGACGCCCGACATCTTGCCCTCCGACATCCTGGGCACAAATGTGTTTGACCTCAACACCCGCGACTTCACCCTCAAAAAAGGCCCTGTTTTTACCCAAGTCTTACTCGCCGACGAGGTCAACCGCACCCCGCCAAAAACCCAGGCCGCCCTGCTCGAAGCGATGGAAGAGCAGCAGGTCACCCTGGACGGCACCGGCCACACGCTGCCCGATCTCTTTTGGGTCATCGCCACCCAAAACTCCCTCGAATTTGAAGGCACCTATCCCTTGCCTGAGGCTCAGCTCGATCGCTTCCTCTTCAAACTGTTGGTCAACTATCCCGACCCCCAAGCCGAAAAGCAGATGCTGAAAAATACCCAGTCTGGATTTGAAGCACGGCGCCTCAATATCCAAAACCTCAAAGCGATCGCCAGCGAAAAGGCCATCCTCGCGGCGCGGCAAGCGGTGAAACAAATCAAAGTCGAAGAGCAAATTTTGGACTATCTGCTCGCCCTCACTCAAAAAACCCGCCAGTCTCGCGATCTCTCCCTCGGCGCGTCGCCCCGGTCTTCGGTGAGTTGGTTGCAGGCCAGCAAAGCCCATGCCTGGCTACATGGCCAAGACTATGTCACCCCCGACAATGTGAAAGCGATCGCCCCACCCCTCTTGCGCCACCGCCTGATTCTCGGCCCCGAAGCCCAGCTCGATGGCCTCACCACCGACGCCGTCATCACTGCGTTGCTCCAACAAGTGCCCGTTCCTCGATGAAGGGAATACAAGTGGATGACATCAGAACCGTATTAATGGGCGAATAGTGTAATGGTACGGCAGAGTGAATAGATGAATGGGCTGGCAAGCGCCCTCATGTTGTGCCGCTGCTGTCAGAACGCCCTGAAAATTTCTCGTTTGACCGCCGCCGTCAAAATCACGCTGGCCTGGCGCTCTCAAAAACGTCCAAGCTGTCTGCGATCACCCTGCAGACTCTCTAGTTCTATGGGCTCAAGCATTCCCAAAAGTTCCATGTGCCCGACTCGCAGAGCCCGTCCGAAACAGTCGATAGACGGCTGATCTGTCCTCGGCAGGCATGCGGAAAAGCCATTGCAATGCCCCTGCCGGGAGACTGCTAATGCTTACACATAGCAAGTCAGCCCTTGCGTAATAATACATAGGATATTGTGTGTCTCCTCCCAAAAAAACGGACATTTTCAGTACTTGTTTTTGGCCTACAGTAAAGTTCCAGAGCCTTTCAATAAAGTTTCGCCAAAGCTGACTGTAGTTTCATGGGCAAAGCCAGACTGAGGTATTAATTTGGATGTGTTGTTTTTAAGTAGAAATACTTTTCTGAGTGTTCGATTTTTTCAGGAATGTGTGACTTACAGTCAAGCAACTAGGTACGGTGCATCGACAGCTACCTGAACCGATTCGGTCGCATCTAACTTATCTACTCAACTCAACACTGATTTTTTGTTCAAGGAGACTTCCATGCCATCACTATCTATGCTCTCGAAGGCTTGTGGGGCGATCGCAACAGTGGCAATGCTGACTACGGCATTGTCTTCCACAGCCAACGCTCAGGTCAATTTCGGCAGGTCTAGCGATGGACCAGGCGCGAGCTTGCAAGAGCAACTCGACGCACTAAACGCCGGCATTGATACGGAGAATGATGAGTCGGGTGCCGAAACCTTCCAAACGATTGGTAAAGGGGTGCGGTCATTTCTATTGTTTGAGATTGCTGGTTTTGCTCCCTTTAATACCGTTGGTATTTACAACAGCAACGGTGACATGAAAGAACTATTTACTGGAGCTGATGGCAACGATGGGGCGACTCGCTCTCGAAGAATTGGCAAAAATGAATTGTCCAATGATGGTTTCGACCAATTCGGTATGTATCTGACCAATAAAAGAGGGCAGACTTTCTACTCTGAAGTTTCTAAAAATAGTGACGGTCATGATTACTTTCTAGCTTATCAGGGGTCTGGGCAGCGGCTGGAAAACATTGACGGTGACTTAAATCCCAATAAAAATGGTGATCAGACTCGAATTCGCCTGAAAACTACCGACTACTTATTTGCTTGGGAAGATCTTCCCTGGTCTAGCTCAGATAAAGACTACAACGACTTTGTCGGCATCATCCGCAATGTTGAAGTGTCAGAAGATGTTCCCGAACCTGCTAGCATGCTGGGCTTGGCAGTCGTTGCTGGAGGGGCCATTGCCCTCCGTCGTCGTCAAACAGCTTAAAGTGTTGACTGATCGATCCCTCTATTAACAACTGTAAAGAGTTGAGCCACAAAATGGCTCAACTCTTTTTTTACACAATTCAGGTATTTCGCGGCGAATATAGCCGCACTCAATCTTTACGCACTGATTTCACTGTTGGGGTGGGGCTTGTAGGTGCTGGATGCTTCAAGCAGCGAACTCTTAGTTAGACCATACAATTGCTTGCAGAGTATCGCTCTCTGTAATGCGTAAGAACAGCGTTCCCCAATTACCCCACCCCTCGCGCCACCGCCTCATTCTCGGCCCCGAAGCCCAGCTCGATGGCCTCACCACCGACGCCGTTATCACCGCACTACTTCAACAGGTGCCTGTGCCTCGCTAATCGTCATGTCCCTGAGACAGAGGCACCCGGTCCCTTGGCCTTAGCCACAGGGTATCGGGGCACCCGGTCCCTGCCGGATGCCTGGAGCGATCGGTTGGGGCTATTTTCAGCGCAATGGTCCACGACGCGATCGCGCTACTCCAAAGCGATCAAAAGGGGAATCTTGTGGGGGCGGAGGGACCGGGTCCCTTGTGCTTGGCTTAGCAGTATCGTCCTTGCCTACAAAGGGACCCGGTCCCTCGTGAGAGGTTTACTTGAAAGCAGTTTCAGCGATCACAGACCGCATGCAGCACCGCTCAAGTTATCGCCAGCACCCTACCCGTCTCCTCAAACCCTTGGCTAGCCTCGCCGGATTTCCTTAGCCCCAAAAAAACAAATGATGCCCCGCAATGGACACCTTCAACTGATGGCACAAGGTTCGGTCAAAACGTCGGTTGGTAATTTCTAGGCTAAAAACCGAGTCGCCACCCAGCTTTTCATCAGCATTGTTCTGAACAAATGAATGGAAAGTTTAAGCGACCAACTGACTGTTTGGGTCGGTCATTTTCGCATGTCTGCGGTTCATTGACCTGGCGACATGCAAGGCATCTGCCCTGCGGGGCGATCGCCCCATCTTGTCCTTTTTGTTGATTCAGGAGAACTCCAAAACCTATGAGCTACAAAGCCGAAAGCTTCATTCAAGACTTAGAAAAAGTCGCCGCTACGCGCCAGGAATTTGCGGGTCATTTAGCCGCGATGGCCACGACTTTAGAAGCCTCTGAACAGCTAGAAAACGCCTCTGGCAAACTCGGCCTGAGTCCCATCATTGCCGACCTCAATACGGCCAGCCAAAACCTGTCATCAGAAGTCTTTCGGCTGCTGGTGCTGGGGGATATGAAGCGGGGCAAAAGCACCTTCCTCAACGCCTTGATGGGGGAAAATCTGTTGCCCACCGACGTGAACCCCTGCACCGCTGTGCTCACGATTTTGCGCTACGGTCCCGAAAAGCGGGTGACGGTGCATTTCAATGACGATCGCACCCCCGAGACCCTTTCCTTTGACGCCTTTAAGCAGCGCTACACCATCCGTCCCGACCAGGCCAAAAAGCTGGAAGATGAGGGCACCCTCGCCTTCCCCAATGTGGACTACGCCGTGGTGGAATATCCTCTCACGCTGTTGGAAAAAGGCGTCGAAATTGTTGATAGCCCGGGTCTCAACGATACCGAAGCCCGCAACCAGCTCACCCTGGATTACGTTAACAATTGCCACGCCATTCTGTTCGTACTCAGCGCCACCCAGCAGTTCACCCTAAGCGAGCAGCGCTATCTCGACAACTACATTAAGGATCGGGGGCTGACCGTCTTTTTCCTGATCAACGCCTGGGACGAAATCCGCAATCGCCTGGTAGACCCCGACGACGAGGCCGAATTGCAAGAGACGGAAGCCCGCGTGCGGCAGGTGTTTCGCACGAACTTGGAGCCGTATTGCCAGCTCGATGGGGAAGATCTGTATGCCGATCGCACCTTTGAAATCTCCTCACTGCCCGCCCTGCGTCAGCGGCTGAAGGGCGAGGACGGTTCCTTAGAAGGCACGGGGTTTGGCGAATTCATGCCCGCCCTCACCACATTTTTGACTAAAGAACGGGCGATCGCGGAACTGCGCCAGGCCAAACTGCTAGCCCGCCAGGCCTATCGCACCACCCATGAAGCGATCGAGCGGCGCATTCCCCTGCTGAGCCACGACATCGACGAACTGCGAGACAAGATTTGGTCCGTGCAGCCGGAGTTTGAGCAGCTGGTGGTGATTCGCGACGAATTCAAAGACGAAATCCGCGTGATTGGGGAACGCAAGGCGGGGGAAATCACCACCTCGTTTCGGGAGTTTTTAGTGGGCCTGGATGAAACCTTTGAGGCCGATTTCGTCCGCTACCAGCCCGAACTCAAGTTTTTGGACTTCCTGCGGCAGCAAAAGCGCAAGGAATTTGAAGCCGCGCTCAAAACCGCGTTCGAGCAGTATCTCATCGACAAAATCACCGCCTGGAGCAAAGATGCCCAGCGCGACATCGATCAGGCCTTTATCGAGCTGGCCCACAGCGCCTTTAAGCATGGCGAATCTTACGGCCACCTGACGGACCAGATCAACCAGAAGCTCACCGGCCAGCGCGTGGTGAATCGGGCGCACCTCAGCCCCGAAGACAACTCTCCCGGCTGGGCCAAGTGGGCCGTGGGGCTCTATGCGCTAACCACCGGGGATGTGGGGGCGATCGCCATGGCTGGCACGGGCCTATTCAACTGGCGGCAGGTGCTCATGAATCTCGTGGGAGCCACCGCCATCACCGTGGGCTTTGCCCTGTTGACCGACATCTTCTTGGGACCGTTGGGCATGGCCCTCGCCGGACTCGGCTTGAGCAGTTGGACGACGGAACAAGCCCGCCGCAAGGTGCTCGCCACCATGAAGCAGGAACTCACCAGCCTGTTACCCCAAGTGGCTCAGGAGCAATCCTTTGTGGTGTATCAAGTGGTGAAGGAATGCTTTGAGACCTATCAGCAAGATGTGGTCAAGCGCATGAATGAAGACATCGCCGCCCGCAAGACGGAACTGAATGATCTGATAAAGCAAAAGGAAACCCACGAGATTGACCGCGAAGGCGAAATCCAGCGACTCAATCAACTGGATGATGAGGTCTTAGCGCAGTCGCACCAGGTGGCCGATGCCTATGATCAGGTGCTGGGCATTCACGTACCGGAAGTCGCCGCCGACCTGGAAGCTGAGCCGGTTGACGCGGTGCCGGAAGCCGATGAGGCGATCGCACATCAAGAGGTGCTGACTGCCACTGCGGTATAGCCGGGTGCGGGAGCTAAATCACGCTCCCGCGCAAGTTACAAAAAATCTCTGGAATGACGGCATCGCAAAGCTAGCGTGCCTCGCTTCCAGGGATTTTTTAATGTCTAAAACGATTGCTCCAATCGACAGGGCATGACGACTGCTCTGATCCTGATGAGCAGGACTTTAGTGGCTTGGAAGGGTTTGAGGCGATCGCTGGACACATACCGGGCTGGCGAGGCCGTCAATGGGTTGAGCGGTGAACAAATTTTAGCGATTAGAATTGGGCTAGCGGATCGTCGAACAAGGTTACTGGCATGTCTGGTCTTCCCATGGTTTTGAGTCTGGATCAGGTGGAATTGACTGATGAGCAGTTCTACCGATTGTGTGAAGCGAATCCCAACACCCCCTTAGAACGATCTGCTGCAGGAGCGTTGGTAATTATGTCGCCAGTTGGGGGAGAAAGCGGAGAACGAGAAGCTAATTTGATCACCGATTTAGCGCTCTGGAATCGACAGTCTAAATTGGGCAAAGTGTTTAGCTCGTCGACGTTGTTCAAACTGCCAGGCGGCGGCGATCGCTCGCCCGATGCGGCTTGGATAGAAAGCTCTCGGTGGGAAGCCTTATCGCCGGAAGAGAAGGCCGGATTTCCCCCGATCTGTCCTGATTTTGTGATTGAGCTGCGGTCTAAGACGGATGCTTTGCCGCCGTTGCAGGAAAAAATGGCCGAGTATTTAGCCAGTGGTCTACGGTTGGGCTGGTTGATTAATCCCCAGGGACAAGAAGTTGAGATTTACCGACCGGCAGCCATTGCTGAAGCAGTTCCCTTCCCGGCTCGCTTGTCTGGGGAAGAGATTTTGCCTGGATTTGAGCTGACTTGGCCGTTGCCGGATTAGGTTAATCTTCCAGCAATTTCCTCCTCTCAATAATCGATGCAGATTGCTTGCAAACCTTCAGAAGTGGCTGGGATGATGCCGCCAAGGCTTTGAAGCCAGGGGTGAGAGTGGGCGATCTCACACTCCATTTCTGACAGTGCGATCGCGCGGGGTGGCAGGTGGAGCTTGAGGAGCAGAGGTTGGCTGTGGGGAAGTAGGGTGGGCAGTGCCCACTTGGGTCATCTCTTTTTAATTAGTTTTAATGTACTATATTTGTGTATATGTTCTCTAATTAATTGTCTCGAACGCTGCCTGGCAGGGAAATATTTGTAGTGAAGATATGCGTTATGGAGACATGAAGGATGGGGCGCTCTAAACTCCATTGGAGTGCTGATGGCAATCAAATGCCTATAATCAGCCCTCACACTCTAGCAAAGCATCAAATTTTGTCAGAATATATAGAACACCTTATCCTGACGCTTTACGGCAAAGTCTATCCTCGAGGAGTAGAAACTTTCACTTTAATAGACGGTTTTTGTGGCGGCGGCATCTATGAAGAAGAGGCTGCACAAAAAAAGTTGAAAGGTTCACCGATTCTCATGATCGAAGCCGTTCGGAAAGCATTCAGGCAAGCGAAAAAGCGGCAATCCCTTAATGTCAGATATGTTTTTGTGGATGCCGGAAAAGAGCATGTTCAATGCCTGAAAAATCATTCTATGTCCTATTGGGGATTAGAGAATTTAATAGATGGAGAAAAACACCTGACCCAAGGAGAGGAATCCACCTTAACTGAACAGTGTGAATTCATAATAGGCGATTTTGAGAAATGTAGTGATTACTGTATAACCATTGCAAGTTTACGAAAGGGGCATTCTTTTTTCTTGCTAGATCCAGCAGGTTGGGACGACGTTTCAGTAGCAACGATGAGGAAGATAAATGATACCCCGGGCTCTGAAATCTTATACACCCACATGATTGGTCAACTTAAGAGATTTGTTATCGGCAAGTATGGTAAAAACAAAGAAAAATTCGAAAGAACACTTGAGGGAGAAGGCTACTATAAAAAATCAAATTTGGAGAGCCTAGATCGAGTTGGAGAGCAGATGTATCTCCGCAACGAAACAGCAAGATTGTTTCGTGAAAAAGGTTTTTCACATTTAAATCCACACAAGAAGCACTTAATAACTTTTGCTTTGATTCCTAGAGGCAAAACTCAAGTTTTATATTATTTGATCCATATGTCTAGGCATATAACAGCCCTTGAAGTTATCAAGGAAAGGTTTTGTGAGTCTAACAGCTTAGACTATCAATACCAGTATGAAGTTTATGGTTATGGGTTCCGCACTTTTGACATCACTAAAAGCAAAGGTCAGCTTCTATTAGAACCAAGTCTGTATGAGGAAGAATACAGTACGCTTACAATAAATGTTGATCGTGAACATAAAGATTGGCGGCTTTTCATAAAGAAATTTGACGAGCAAATCGCAGACTTGATTTATCAAAATCAAGATGGGATAACCTTTATGGAAATTTGCCAAAAAATTGGACAATTTAATCCTGCCAGTAGAAATATGTATGAGCAGTACATAAATTTTCTTAGGGATAATGGGGATGTAGAAGTGCTGAATTCTAAAGGAGAGATCCTTACTCAGAAAACTGTTCGACTTCGTAGGCGAGATGTAATTAGGGTCTCAGGCAGGTCTTATTTTCAAGGATCTCTGCTCTATAGTAGTCGTTTCTTTAATTGACTTGGAGGGTGAATGGCTAATATAACTGGCCGCGAAGAAATTGTTAACCCACTTCAAAAAAGCTCCCTTAATAAGAAAGGTCTTTGTGACTATGTCATAAATGTTGCTTCAGGTTGTCTGCATGGTTGCACGTTCTGCTATGTTCCTTCAACTCCAGCAATTAGAACAAAACAAATGCAGCTTAAAAGTAAAGGAGTAAATGATCCTCAAATAGAGTGGGGAAAATATTTATTTATAAGGGATGAGATACCGAAAAAGCTTGACAACATATTAAGTCGAAAAAAGAAATGGGTGTCAACTTTAGCTGGAAAAGGAGTTGTACTTTTGTGCTCTGGGACTGATCCCTACCAGAATCAAACAACAGCAAAAATCACTCGTGAAGTAATACAAATATTACTCAAATATGACAAGCGCGTTAGGATTTTAACCCGAAGTCCATTGTGGTTAAAAGATTTAGATCTATTAGTTCATCCGAATGTAACAGTGGGTATGAGCATTCCTGCTATTAATGATGAATTAATGAAACGTATAGAACCATTCGCTCCACCTACTTCCTTGCGTTACCAAGCGCTGTTAGAAGGGGCAGCGGCAGGTTGTCGCCTATACGCTGCTATTGCACCTACTCCGCCACAAATGGGCTTTGAGGATTTCTTGACACACCTTGGTTTGTTGATGCAAATCAAGCCAGAGGTTTTGTTCTGGGAGCCGATTAATGCAAGAGGCACGAATGGTAAAAGGATGCTTTTAGCAGGTTTAGAATTTGCCAATTCAATAATGAATAAGACTTCTTGGGCAGAAAACTTTCTCAGACAGTGGGAACAGATAGAACATGCCAGTCAAGTATTAGGTTGTATGGATCTCCTACATATTTGGGCAGATCGCGAACTGGAAGGTGTTGTAGACAAAGATATCTTGAATTATTGGTGGTATAAACCTACTGTAGAGAATTGGGAAACGGAAGTCTTTCAATATTCTGACGAATCTCGTCCAATTCTGAAGAGAAGTAGTTAGTTTTGGTATTCAAGCTTTATAAAGTTTGGATTGTTTTTTCTTCAAGGACATAGATTTATTTAAAGCTTAATAGCAATATGATTAGCACCATTTCTGGCGCAAGTCAGTAAATCAACAAATACAATCGCATGGCGCGATTCACTTCAGAGGATGATTGGGCAGTTTGCAGGCGACCACCATTCGTTACGCACAGTAATCGAGACGAGATGCTTCTCCATTAAACACTCTCGCGAGGCTTCAAGAGTTGGGCAACATTGAGCGACAGTGCTGGAAATTGGGGCGAGGTGAGGGTGTCGCTGCCCGTGAGTTCCTGCGCCTCATACAGCCCATCCACCAGCGTCAACACCGTCACCAGTCGCGGCTGGGGTCAATAATCCAATACTCCCCAATGCCCCGTGTCGCATACTCCGATCGCTTATAGCGATAATCGCGATCCTCATTCACCTTTCCCGGCGACACCACCTCCACCACCAACAGCGGCGCAGGCATCTCCTCCGCGATCGTGCTGCGGCCCTTTGTGAGATTGCTGATTGCCCCTCGGAGATATTAGCGCCAACGCGATGGAGGGTCAGGGTGATTGTCGTTAACCATAGTTTGAAATTAGAACTCGGCAGAGCGATCGCTTTTCAGGGCTGGTGTAAAACGATGGGAGTAGAGTGAGATCGCTTCCACCCCTACTTTTACACCGAAACTCGGTAGCGCGGTCTTGCTATTAGGCCCGAGACGAAAAGCTTGTAGCAACTGAAGCCAACCAAAAATTTACGTTCTCCGGTCGGCATTAAGCCTGCGAGTGCCACAATAGATTTAAGCGATCGGCAAGACCCATCATGACCCGCGAAGAACTCCTATCTCGCATTTCCATTAACCCCAACATTTGCTTTGGCAAGCCCTGCATCCGGGGACATCGGATTTGGGCATCGCTGATTTTAGACTTTCTCGCTAGCGGCACCGCAATCGCCGAAATCTTAGCCGACTATCCCGAACTCGAAGAAGCGGATATCTACGCCTGCCTCGCCTATGGCGCAGAAATGAGCCGCGAGCGATACCTGGATATTCCGCTAGAGGCTAGCGCGTGAGGCTCAAGCTAGATGAAAACATTGGCCAACGAGGAGTGACCCTGCTCAAGCAAGCCGGACACGACGTAGCAACAGTCGTCGAACAAGGATTAGCGTCTACCCCTGACGACAACTTGATTGAAGTTTGTCGGCAAGAGCAGCGTTGTCTGGTATCGCTCGACCTTGATTTTAGGTGTCTCCTGCGGTTCAAGCCTGCCGATTACTGCGGCATTGCCATTCTCCGGTTGCCCCCGCGTCCCGAGCCTCAAGATTTACTGGATACCTTGAAAACGTTGATAGGTGGCCTAGAGCGCGAGAAAATCACGGGCAAACTGTGGACAGTCCAGAAAGGCAGAATTCGCATTTATCAAGAAGAGTAGCGCGATCGCCTTTCAGGGCTAGGTGAAACGATGGGAGTGGGGAGCGTTCTCTCCCTTCACGACTCCCCACGCGGATTCAAGATCTGGGCAACATCAAGCGACAATCCTGGAAATTGGGGCGAGGTGAGCGTGTCACTGACCATTAATTCCTGTGCCTCATACAGCCCATCCACCAGCGTCAAAACCGTCACCCGATCGCGGCTGGGGTCAACAATCCAATACTCGCCAATGCGCC is from Leptolyngbya iicbica LK and encodes:
- a CDS encoding SPL family radical SAM protein; translated protein: MANITGREEIVNPLQKSSLNKKGLCDYVINVASGCLHGCTFCYVPSTPAIRTKQMQLKSKGVNDPQIEWGKYLFIRDEIPKKLDNILSRKKKWVSTLAGKGVVLLCSGTDPYQNQTTAKITREVIQILLKYDKRVRILTRSPLWLKDLDLLVHPNVTVGMSIPAINDELMKRIEPFAPPTSLRYQALLEGAAAGCRLYAAIAPTPPQMGFEDFLTHLGLLMQIKPEVLFWEPINARGTNGKRMLLAGLEFANSIMNKTSWAENFLRQWEQIEHASQVLGCMDLLHIWADRELEGVVDKDILNYWWYKPTVENWETEVFQYSDESRPILKRSS
- a CDS encoding DUF5615 family PIN-like protein translates to MRLKLDENIGQRGVTLLKQAGHDVATVVEQGLASTPDDNLIEVCRQEQRCLVSLDLDFRCLLRFKPADYCGIAILRLPPRPEPQDLLDTLKTLIGGLEREKITGKLWTVQKGRIRIYQEE
- the tcmP gene encoding three-Cys-motif partner protein TcmP encodes the protein MGRSKLHWSADGNQMPIISPHTLAKHQILSEYIEHLILTLYGKVYPRGVETFTLIDGFCGGGIYEEEAAQKKLKGSPILMIEAVRKAFRQAKKRQSLNVRYVFVDAGKEHVQCLKNHSMSYWGLENLIDGEKHLTQGEESTLTEQCEFIIGDFEKCSDYCITIASLRKGHSFFLLDPAGWDDVSVATMRKINDTPGSEILYTHMIGQLKRFVIGKYGKNKEKFERTLEGEGYYKKSNLESLDRVGEQMYLRNETARLFREKGFSHLNPHKKHLITFALIPRGKTQVLYYLIHMSRHITALEVIKERFCESNSLDYQYQYEVYGYGFRTFDITKSKGQLLLEPSLYEEEYSTLTINVDREHKDWRLFIKKFDEQIADLIYQNQDGITFMEICQKIGQFNPASRNMYEQYINFLRDNGDVEVLNSKGEILTQKTVRLRRRDVIRVSGRSYFQGSLLYSSRFFN
- a CDS encoding Uma2 family endonuclease; protein product: MPAPLLVVEVVSPGKVNEDRDYRYKRSEYATRGIGEYWIIDPSRDW
- a CDS encoding DUF433 domain-containing protein; protein product: MTREELLSRISINPNICFGKPCIRGHRIWASLILDFLASGTAIAEILADYPELEEADIYACLAYGAEMSRERYLDIPLEASA